The Methylomonas koyamae genome has a segment encoding these proteins:
- a CDS encoding DMT family protein, protein MNTVLTSAGLLVCSNVFMTFAWYAHLKELNNKPWLLAALVSWGVALFEYLLQVPANRIGYTALSVGQLKIMQEVIALSVFVPFSVYYLKEPLKLDYLWAGLCLLGAVFFIFRAKFN, encoded by the coding sequence ATGAATACCGTTCTGACTTCCGCCGGGCTGCTGGTGTGCAGCAATGTCTTTATGACCTTTGCCTGGTATGCCCATCTGAAAGAGTTGAACAATAAGCCGTGGTTGCTGGCTGCCTTGGTCAGTTGGGGGGTGGCTTTGTTCGAATACTTGCTGCAAGTTCCGGCGAACCGTATCGGCTATACCGCGCTCAGCGTCGGCCAGTTGAAGATCATGCAAGAGGTGATTGCGTTGAGCGTATTCGTGCCGTTCTCGGTGTATTACCTGAAGGAGCCGCTGAAACTGGATTATCTGTGGGCCGGATTGTGTTTGCTCGGCGCGGTGTTTTTTATCTTCAGGGCCAAATTCAATTAA
- a CDS encoding PEP-CTERM sorting domain-containing protein, translating to MKHCLFGILLTLAATGIAHAETIFVPSFGDSGLQTFNYTFAADFTGTVIIGVSDEGDSGVESFLDLAGYGQYLRTNPTTPVDTSSYANAENEFGSDGELYTFALTALAGESFSFDWRFHTEDYDPFNDFAFVSLVDGAQSQVHYAVLAEIAAVPVPATIWLFGSSLVGWFSLRRKA from the coding sequence ATGAAACACTGCCTATTCGGAATACTTTTAACGCTGGCCGCAACCGGCATTGCCCACGCGGAAACGATTTTTGTACCCAGTTTCGGAGATTCCGGCCTTCAAACCTTCAACTATACATTTGCCGCAGATTTTACCGGCACAGTGATTATTGGGGTCAGTGACGAAGGCGATTCGGGCGTAGAGTCCTTTCTCGACCTTGCCGGTTACGGACAATACTTGAGAACCAATCCGACTACACCCGTCGATACCTCAAGCTACGCTAACGCCGAAAACGAGTTCGGCTCCGACGGCGAACTTTATACGTTTGCGTTAACGGCCTTGGCCGGCGAGTCATTCAGTTTCGACTGGCGTTTCCATACCGAAGATTACGATCCTTTCAACGATTTTGCCTTCGTGTCTCTGGTCGACGGCGCCCAATCCCAAGTTCATTACGCGGTGTTAGCGGAGATCGCCGCAGTTCCTGTACCGGCAACAATATGGTTATTTGGTTCCAGCCTTGTCGGCTGGTTTAGCTTACGCCGTAAAGCCTAG
- the pmbA gene encoding metalloprotease PmbA, with translation MQNQEEINRLKDVVQQLLDEARSQGATAAEAAFSVDNGLSVSARLGAVETVEYHCDQGIGVTVYFGKKKGSASTNDISAGSLKETVKAACSIARYASEDEFAGLPDLELLATEFPDLDLNHPWALNAEQAIDVAIECENAAREYSPAISNSEGASVNTHQGTRVFGNSLGFLQGYQSSRHSLSCSVLAGSGDSMQRDYWYSVARSPLDLESAAQVGEKAAQRTLARLGARTLGTRQCPVLFAPEMASGLIGALLGAISGGSLYRKSSFLLDSLGTRVLPEFARIHEQPLLKCALGSASYDAEGVATRARDIVCNGILKSYILSTYSARKLGMQTTGNAGGVHNLIVEPGERDFADMLKLLDTGLLVTELMGQGVNRVTGDYSRGASGFWVENGTIQFPVQEITIAGNLKEMLRNIVAIGKDVDLRGNIRVGSILVERMAIAGE, from the coding sequence GTGCAAAACCAGGAAGAAATCAATCGATTAAAAGATGTTGTCCAGCAATTGTTGGACGAGGCCAGGTCGCAAGGCGCCACTGCCGCGGAAGCGGCGTTCAGCGTCGATAACGGTCTGTCGGTATCGGCTCGCCTTGGCGCAGTGGAAACCGTGGAATACCATTGCGACCAAGGTATCGGCGTCACGGTGTATTTCGGCAAAAAGAAAGGCTCGGCCAGTACCAACGACATTTCCGCGGGATCGTTGAAGGAAACCGTCAAAGCGGCGTGCAGTATTGCCCGCTATGCCAGCGAAGACGAGTTTGCCGGGCTGCCCGATCTGGAGTTGCTGGCCACCGAGTTTCCCGATCTGGATTTGAATCATCCTTGGGCCTTGAACGCCGAGCAGGCTATCGACGTGGCGATCGAATGCGAAAATGCCGCGCGCGAATATAGTCCGGCGATCAGCAATTCCGAGGGGGCTTCGGTCAATACCCATCAGGGCACTAGGGTGTTCGGTAATTCCTTGGGTTTTTTGCAAGGCTACCAGTCCAGCCGCCATTCTTTGAGCTGTTCCGTGCTGGCGGGTAGCGGCGATTCGATGCAGCGCGATTATTGGTATAGCGTGGCGCGTAGCCCGCTCGATTTGGAATCCGCCGCGCAGGTCGGCGAAAAAGCCGCACAACGTACGTTGGCCCGGCTTGGGGCGCGGACTCTCGGGACTCGGCAATGCCCGGTGTTGTTTGCACCCGAAATGGCTTCCGGTTTGATCGGCGCCTTGCTGGGCGCGATCAGCGGCGGCAGCCTTTACCGAAAATCTTCGTTTTTATTGGATAGTCTGGGTACGCGGGTATTGCCCGAGTTTGCGCGGATACACGAGCAACCGTTGTTGAAGTGCGCACTAGGCAGTGCCAGCTACGATGCGGAAGGCGTGGCAACGCGGGCGCGCGACATTGTCTGCAACGGTATTTTGAAATCTTACATTCTCAGCACTTATTCCGCTCGCAAACTGGGCATGCAGACCACCGGTAACGCCGGCGGCGTGCATAACCTGATTGTCGAGCCGGGCGAACGCGATTTTGCCGATATGCTGAAGCTGTTGGATACCGGTTTGTTGGTAACCGAATTAATGGGCCAGGGCGTTAATCGCGTTACCGGAGATTATTCGCGCGGAGCGTCCGGGTTTTGGGTTGAGAACGGCACGATTCAATTTCCGGTACAGGAGATCACGATCGCCGGTAACCTGAAGGAAATGCTGCGCAATATCGTCGCGATTGGCAAAGACGTGGACTTGCGCGGTAACATTCGGGTCGGTTCCATCTTGGTGGAGCGGATGGCCATCGCCGGCGAGTAG
- the tldD gene encoding metalloprotease TldD → MPLEQVTQSILAGNGLQTQDIDRVMSALLSAPVDAADIYFQSSHFESWSLEGGIIKEGSHSIEHGAGVRAVSGDKTGFAYSDRIELPILLEAANNVKAIVRHGQQAQRRVESYRNAPCLYRPVNPLKSLDDRQKIELLMRVDRETRKLDSRIEEVMVSLIAAYDHVLIANQDGSLAADIRPLVRMNVTVIMAANGRREQGSMGGGGRSDYAYFLEDDRGLEYGREAVRQAQINLQAQEAPAGNMTVVLGSGWPGILLHEAIGHGLEGDFNRKGTSAFSGRVGERVASDLCTVVDDGTLQGRRGSLNIDDEGTPTENTVLIEKGILKGYMQDKLNARLMGVAPTGNGRRESYAHLPMPRMTNTYMLPGQSDPEEIIASVKKGLYARNFGGGQVDITSGKFVFSASEAYLIENGKITRPVKGATLIGNGPDVLTKVSMVGNDMALDSGVGTCGKDGQSVPVGVGQPTLKIDGLTVGGTGV, encoded by the coding sequence ATGCCATTAGAACAAGTCACGCAATCCATTTTGGCCGGCAACGGCCTGCAAACCCAGGACATAGACCGAGTGATGTCCGCGCTGCTTAGCGCGCCGGTGGATGCCGCCGATATTTATTTTCAGTCCAGCCATTTCGAATCCTGGTCTTTGGAGGGCGGTATCATCAAGGAGGGCAGCCATTCCATCGAGCACGGTGCCGGGGTGCGCGCCGTCAGCGGCGATAAAACCGGATTCGCTTACAGCGATCGGATCGAGTTGCCGATTCTGCTGGAAGCCGCCAACAACGTTAAGGCCATTGTCCGCCATGGACAACAGGCGCAGCGTAGGGTCGAGAGCTATCGCAACGCACCTTGCCTGTACCGGCCCGTGAATCCGCTAAAGTCCTTGGATGATCGGCAAAAAATCGAACTGCTGATGCGCGTCGACCGGGAAACCCGCAAGTTGGATTCGCGTATCGAAGAAGTTATGGTCAGTCTGATCGCCGCCTATGACCACGTGCTGATAGCGAACCAAGACGGCTCGTTGGCGGCCGACATCCGGCCGCTGGTGCGGATGAACGTCACCGTGATCATGGCGGCAAACGGCCGGCGCGAACAAGGCAGCATGGGCGGCGGCGGCCGTAGCGACTACGCTTACTTTCTGGAGGACGACCGCGGCTTGGAATACGGCAGGGAAGCGGTGCGCCAGGCGCAAATCAATTTACAGGCTCAGGAAGCGCCGGCCGGCAATATGACCGTGGTCTTGGGCTCCGGTTGGCCGGGCATTTTGCTGCACGAAGCCATCGGCCATGGTTTGGAGGGGGACTTCAACCGCAAGGGGACCTCGGCCTTCAGCGGCCGAGTCGGCGAGCGGGTGGCTTCCGATCTGTGCACCGTGGTCGACGACGGCACGCTGCAAGGCCGGCGCGGTTCGTTGAACATCGACGACGAGGGCACGCCGACCGAAAATACCGTATTGATCGAGAAAGGCATTTTGAAAGGCTATATGCAGGATAAGCTGAACGCCCGGCTGATGGGAGTGGCTCCGACCGGCAACGGTCGCCGCGAATCCTATGCCCATCTGCCGATGCCCAGAATGACCAACACCTACATGCTGCCGGGGCAAAGCGATCCGGAAGAAATCATCGCCTCGGTCAAAAAAGGCTTGTATGCGCGCAATTTCGGCGGCGGCCAAGTGGATATCACCTCCGGCAAATTCGTATTCTCGGCCAGCGAAGCCTACCTGATCGAAAACGGCAAAATCACCCGGCCGGTGAAAGGCGCCACGCTGATCGGCAACGGTCCCGACGTACTGACTAAAGTATCGATGGTGGGCAACGATATGGCGCTGGACAGCGGTGTCGGCACCTGTGGCAAAGACGGGCAAAGCGTACCGGTCGGCGTTGGCCAGCCGACGCTGAAAATCGATGGGTTAACGGTCGGCGGCACCGGCGTCTGA
- a CDS encoding 23S rRNA (adenine(2030)-N(6))-methyltransferase RlmJ: MLSYRHGFHAGNFADVLKHSLLALTIAALKQKPKPFVYIDTHAGAGKYSLKSEFAEKTGEYRQGIVRVWRESEPPAELRDYLAAVRAENTGRQLARYPGSPQLVRRLVRPQDRLLLSELHGSDATALQQLFAGDKQVGVAKEDGLNMLPKKLPPIQRRGLVLIDPSYEMRDEYKKVVAALVSAYRHFATGIYAVWYPVIERAATEAFIAKLAETGIPRQLRIEHCVADDGAGRGMTGSGMLFINPPWLLASQAQTLLPWLDRVLADGGGRWKVEWTVPEAGADSGLRK; this comes from the coding sequence ATGCTCAGTTACCGACACGGTTTTCACGCCGGCAATTTTGCCGATGTTTTGAAGCACAGCCTGCTGGCTCTGACCATCGCAGCGTTGAAGCAGAAACCCAAACCTTTCGTATATATCGATACGCATGCCGGAGCCGGCAAGTACTCGCTTAAATCGGAATTCGCCGAAAAAACCGGCGAGTATCGGCAAGGCATCGTCCGGGTGTGGCGCGAATCGGAACCGCCGGCCGAATTGCGCGACTATCTGGCGGCAGTGCGCGCCGAAAATACCGGCAGGCAATTGGCGCGTTATCCCGGTTCTCCACAGTTGGTGAGGCGCTTGGTCCGGCCCCAAGATCGGTTATTATTGTCCGAATTGCACGGCTCCGACGCAACAGCATTGCAGCAATTGTTCGCCGGAGATAAGCAAGTGGGCGTGGCTAAGGAAGACGGCTTAAACATGCTGCCGAAAAAGTTGCCGCCGATTCAGCGCCGCGGGCTGGTTTTGATCGACCCAAGTTACGAGATGAGAGACGAATACAAAAAAGTGGTCGCCGCTTTGGTAAGCGCCTATCGGCATTTCGCCACCGGTATCTATGCGGTCTGGTATCCGGTCATCGAACGGGCCGCAACCGAAGCTTTTATCGCTAAGCTGGCCGAGACCGGCATTCCCAGGCAATTGCGCATCGAGCACTGCGTTGCTGACGACGGAGCCGGGAGAGGGATGACCGGTTCCGGTATGCTGTTTATCAATCCGCCGTGGCTGTTGGCGAGCCAGGCGCAAACGCTGTTGCCCTGGCTGGACCGGGTCCTGGCTGACGGTGGCGGGCGCTGGAAAGTCGAATGGACTGTGCCAGAGGCCGGTGCGGATAGCGGGTTACGGAAATAG
- a CDS encoding multifunctional CCA addition/repair protein → MKTYLVGGAVRDRLLDYPVEERDWLVVGETAETMLARGFRPVGKDFPVFLHPDTHEEYALARTERKTGNGYKGFAVHAAPDVSLEEDLQRRDLTINAMAIGDDGVLVDPFRGRFDLEQRLLRHVSPAFSEDPVRILRAARFAARYAHLGFRVADETMALMERMVAAGEADYLVSERVWAELHKALLERTPQAFFQVLRDCGALRVVFPEIDALFGVPQPEKYHPEIDTGVHALMVLEQAARLSSKAEVRLAALLHDLGKALTPAEHWPSHHGHEKKGLPVLQRFCERLRVPKPFKSLSVQVMEYHTHCHRALELRADTLVDMLLAIGAFKPENRLEEFLAACEADARGRTGFEGCDYPQADYIRGAAAAAAVADTDGLLGQGLRGEQIGAAIRRSRIQAVNNYKTRYQSSVL, encoded by the coding sequence ATGAAAACATATCTGGTCGGCGGCGCGGTGCGTGATCGTTTACTGGATTATCCGGTCGAAGAGCGCGATTGGTTGGTGGTCGGCGAAACGGCCGAGACGATGCTGGCGCGCGGATTTCGGCCGGTGGGAAAAGATTTTCCGGTATTTTTGCATCCCGACACCCATGAAGAATACGCCTTGGCCAGAACCGAGCGCAAAACCGGGAACGGCTATAAAGGCTTTGCCGTCCACGCCGCTCCCGACGTGTCGTTGGAAGAAGATTTGCAACGGCGCGATTTGACGATCAATGCGATGGCCATCGGCGACGACGGCGTATTGGTCGATCCGTTTCGCGGCCGGTTCGATCTCGAGCAAAGGTTACTACGGCATGTGTCGCCGGCTTTCAGCGAAGATCCGGTCCGTATTTTACGCGCGGCGCGCTTTGCCGCCCGATACGCTCATCTCGGCTTCCGGGTTGCCGATGAAACCATGGCGTTGATGGAGCGCATGGTCGCGGCCGGCGAGGCCGATTATCTGGTATCCGAACGAGTATGGGCGGAGTTGCACAAGGCGCTGTTGGAGCGCACGCCGCAGGCGTTTTTTCAGGTTCTGCGCGATTGCGGCGCATTGCGCGTCGTTTTTCCGGAAATTGATGCGCTGTTCGGAGTGCCGCAGCCGGAAAAATACCATCCGGAAATTGATACCGGAGTGCATGCCCTGATGGTGCTGGAACAGGCGGCGCGCCTGTCCTCCAAAGCCGAAGTGCGTTTGGCGGCGCTGCTGCACGATTTGGGTAAGGCCTTGACGCCGGCCGAGCATTGGCCTAGCCACCACGGCCACGAAAAAAAGGGTTTGCCGGTGTTGCAACGCTTTTGCGAGCGGTTACGGGTGCCGAAGCCGTTTAAAAGTTTGAGCGTGCAGGTCATGGAATACCACACCCATTGCCACCGGGCGTTGGAGCTGCGGGCCGATACCTTGGTCGACATGTTGCTGGCGATAGGTGCATTTAAGCCGGAAAATCGGCTGGAAGAATTTCTGGCGGCCTGCGAGGCCGACGCCAGAGGCCGTACCGGTTTCGAAGGCTGCGACTACCCGCAAGCGGACTATATCCGCGGCGCCGCAGCCGCCGCGGCCGTCGCCGATACCGATGGCCTGCTTGGACAAGGTTTGCGGGGCGAACAGATCGGTGCGGCGATTCGCAGATCGAGGATACAGGCCGTCAATAATTACAAAACCCGTTACCAATCGTCCGTTTTATGA